From Streptomyces griseorubiginosus, one genomic window encodes:
- the mgrA gene encoding L-glyceraldehyde 3-phosphate reductase — translation MYTAHPDRYADMPYRRTGRSGLKLPAISLGLWHNFGPADRTVETQRAILRRAFDLGVTHFDLANNYGPPPGAAESAFGEALKADFASYRDELIISTKAGYLMWPGPYGEWGSRKYLLSSLDQSLTRMGLDYVDIFYSHRPDPETPLEETMGALHSAVQQGKALYAGISNYNAEQTREAARILGELGTPLLIHQPRYSMLDRRPEEEGVLDALDEVKAGSIVFSPLEQGLLTGRYLDGIPEDSRAASDSPFLNSDAVTEDLVAKLRALNDIAKDRGQTLAQLALAWVLRGGRVTSALVGASSPQQIEDSVGTIAHLDFEAEELARIDAIVKS, via the coding sequence TTGTACACCGCACACCCCGACCGCTACGCGGACATGCCCTACCGGCGCACCGGCCGCAGCGGCCTGAAGCTGCCCGCGATCTCGCTCGGCCTGTGGCACAACTTCGGTCCGGCGGACCGGACCGTCGAGACCCAGCGGGCCATCCTGCGCCGTGCCTTCGACCTCGGTGTCACCCACTTCGACCTCGCCAACAACTACGGCCCGCCCCCCGGGGCCGCCGAGTCCGCGTTCGGCGAGGCCCTGAAGGCCGACTTCGCGTCCTACCGCGACGAGCTGATCATCTCCACCAAGGCCGGCTATCTGATGTGGCCGGGCCCGTACGGCGAGTGGGGCTCCCGCAAGTACCTGCTGTCCTCGCTGGACCAGAGCCTCACCCGGATGGGCCTCGACTACGTCGACATCTTCTACTCGCACCGCCCCGACCCGGAGACTCCGCTGGAGGAGACGATGGGCGCGCTGCACTCCGCGGTCCAGCAGGGCAAGGCGCTGTACGCCGGCATCTCGAACTACAACGCCGAGCAGACCCGTGAGGCCGCGCGCATCCTGGGCGAGCTGGGCACCCCCCTCCTCATCCACCAGCCCCGCTACTCGATGCTGGACCGGCGCCCCGAGGAAGAGGGCGTCCTGGACGCGCTGGACGAGGTGAAGGCCGGTTCGATCGTCTTCTCCCCGCTGGAGCAGGGCCTGCTCACCGGCCGCTACCTGGACGGCATCCCGGAGGACTCCCGGGCCGCGAGCGACAGCCCCTTCCTGAACTCGGACGCGGTCACCGAGGACCTGGTGGCCAAGCTGCGCGCCCTGAACGACATCGCCAAGGACCGCGGCCAGACCCTCGCCCAGCTCGCGCTGGCCTGGGTGCTGCGCGGGGGCCGGGTCACCTCGGCCCTGGTCGGCGCGAGCAGCCCGCAGCAGATCGAGGACAGCGTGGGCACGATCGCCCACCTGGACTTCGAGGCGGAGGAACTGGCGAGGATCGACGCGATCGTCAAGAGCTGA
- a CDS encoding nuclear transport factor 2 family protein has product MPANTDRYESAVARYFEAWNAREPEARAKAVAAAWAVGGGYTDPLADVVGHDGIAAVIAAAHEQFPGFVFRLTAGVEGHHDTARFSWELVSEADGSAPVAGSDVITLAGDGRIRSVYGFLDRLPAGA; this is encoded by the coding sequence ATGCCCGCGAACACGGACCGTTACGAGAGCGCCGTCGCCCGCTACTTCGAAGCCTGGAACGCACGGGAGCCGGAGGCCCGCGCGAAGGCCGTCGCGGCCGCCTGGGCGGTGGGCGGCGGTTACACCGACCCCCTCGCCGACGTGGTCGGCCACGACGGCATCGCCGCGGTGATCGCGGCGGCCCACGAGCAGTTCCCCGGCTTCGTCTTCCGTCTCACGGCCGGCGTCGAGGGTCATCACGACACCGCGCGCTTCTCGTGGGAGCTGGTGAGCGAGGCCGACGGATCGGCGCCGGTCGCCGGGTCCGACGTGATCACGCTCGCCGGGGACGGCCGGATCAGGTCCGTGTACGGCTTCCTGGACCGGTTGCCCGCCGGCGCCTGA
- a CDS encoding FHA domain-containing protein, producing the protein MAERPVAPTAPELVLETDTGSTVMSPGHDYHVGRDPLSDIVIDDARVSWHHAVLRPEADHWTLEDEHSTNGTYADGRRVHEWDVGPGSVIRFGSPSDGPCAVLLGLPTPERPSAVSMPGLTGTFRQPTAVRPLPARTVRIGRADDNALVIDDLVVSRHHAELRALPDGTYEIVDLGSHNGTYLNGRPVASAPLGPGDIVGIGHSAFCLVGDTLQEFVDTGEVSLDVQDLTVAVERGRKTLLDHVSFPVGEKCLLAVVGPSGAGKSTLLNALTGQRPADHGTVLYDGRDLYRDYAELRQRIGLVPQDDILHAQLTVRSALSYAAELRFPQDTAKAERRERVDEVIRELGLEQRARQPVHSLSGGQRKRVSVALELLTKPSLLFLDEPTSGLDPGMDRSVMHMLRGLADDGRTVIVVTHSVLSLDVCDRLLVLAPGGRIAYYGPPEDALAYFGFTQWPEAFEAFERDQDRDWAGDFRLSAFQHQYIAEATAQPRMPRSEPVIIAPPPRPRSRGAQLGTLIRRYTAALGADRTFLVIMIALPFVMGAMARALAGSQLTRDTAMNALLILCVGGVLTGAANAVRELVKERVIYQRERAVGLSRSAYLMSKVVVLGTITVVQAVVLTLVALLGVDLNAPGGEGVLMPPLVEVTIAVALLAFTAMMLGLLVSALVRKEEVTMPLLVLLAIVQVVFCGALLKLDGVPGLEQLSWLVPSRWALGAMAGTIGLARIVPGDLTGDPLFKHSAGVWLLNIGMLVVLSVLFGYVVSRLLRRHEPAVMRK; encoded by the coding sequence ATGGCGGAGCGGCCGGTCGCACCGACGGCGCCCGAGCTCGTCCTGGAGACCGACACCGGCTCCACGGTGATGAGCCCGGGCCACGACTACCACGTCGGACGCGACCCGTTGAGCGACATCGTCATCGACGATGCCCGGGTCTCGTGGCACCACGCGGTGCTGCGACCCGAGGCCGACCATTGGACCCTCGAGGACGAGCACAGCACCAACGGCACCTACGCCGACGGCCGCCGCGTCCACGAATGGGACGTCGGCCCCGGCAGCGTGATCCGCTTCGGCAGCCCCTCCGACGGCCCTTGTGCGGTTCTGCTCGGACTCCCCACCCCGGAGCGCCCCTCCGCCGTTTCGATGCCGGGCCTGACCGGCACCTTCCGGCAGCCCACCGCCGTACGCCCGCTGCCCGCCCGCACCGTCCGCATCGGCCGCGCCGACGACAACGCCCTCGTCATCGACGACCTGGTCGTCTCCCGCCACCACGCCGAGCTGCGCGCCCTGCCCGACGGCACATACGAGATCGTCGACCTCGGCAGCCACAACGGCACCTACCTCAACGGCCGGCCCGTCGCGAGCGCCCCCCTCGGCCCCGGCGACATCGTCGGCATCGGCCACTCGGCGTTCTGCCTCGTGGGCGACACGCTCCAGGAGTTCGTCGACACCGGCGAGGTCTCCCTCGACGTCCAGGACCTCACGGTCGCCGTCGAGCGCGGCCGCAAGACCCTCCTCGACCACGTGTCCTTCCCGGTCGGCGAGAAATGCCTGCTCGCGGTGGTCGGCCCGTCCGGCGCCGGAAAGTCCACCCTCCTCAACGCCCTCACCGGCCAGCGCCCCGCCGACCACGGCACCGTCCTCTACGACGGCCGCGACCTGTACCGCGACTACGCCGAGCTGCGCCAGCGCATCGGCCTGGTCCCGCAGGACGACATCCTGCACGCCCAGCTGACCGTCCGCAGCGCCCTGTCCTACGCCGCCGAGCTGCGCTTCCCGCAGGACACCGCCAAGGCCGAGCGGCGTGAGCGCGTCGACGAGGTCATCCGCGAACTCGGCCTGGAACAGCGTGCCAGGCAGCCGGTGCACAGCCTCTCCGGTGGCCAGCGCAAGCGCGTCAGCGTGGCCCTGGAACTGCTCACCAAGCCGTCGCTGCTCTTCCTGGACGAACCGACCTCCGGTCTCGACCCCGGCATGGACCGCTCGGTGATGCACATGCTGCGCGGTCTCGCCGACGACGGCCGCACGGTCATCGTGGTCACCCACAGCGTCCTGAGCCTCGACGTCTGCGACCGCCTCCTGGTCCTCGCCCCCGGCGGGAGGATCGCCTACTACGGCCCCCCCGAGGACGCCCTCGCCTACTTCGGCTTCACCCAGTGGCCGGAGGCCTTCGAGGCCTTCGAACGCGACCAGGACCGCGACTGGGCGGGCGACTTCCGGCTCTCGGCCTTCCAGCACCAGTACATCGCCGAGGCCACCGCCCAGCCCCGCATGCCCCGCTCGGAACCGGTCATCATCGCGCCCCCGCCCCGGCCCCGCAGCCGTGGCGCCCAGCTCGGCACCCTGATCCGCCGCTACACCGCGGCCCTCGGCGCCGACCGCACCTTCCTGGTCATCATGATCGCCCTGCCGTTCGTGATGGGCGCCATGGCCCGGGCCCTCGCGGGCAGCCAACTCACCCGGGACACCGCGATGAACGCCCTGCTCATCCTGTGTGTCGGAGGCGTCCTCACCGGCGCCGCGAACGCCGTGCGCGAGCTGGTGAAGGAGCGGGTCATCTACCAGCGCGAGCGGGCCGTCGGACTGTCCAGATCGGCGTACCTGATGTCGAAGGTCGTGGTGCTGGGCACGATCACCGTCGTGCAGGCGGTCGTGCTGACCCTGGTCGCCCTGCTCGGCGTCGACCTCAACGCGCCCGGCGGCGAAGGCGTGTTGATGCCGCCCCTTGTCGAGGTCACGATCGCCGTCGCCCTGCTGGCGTTCACGGCGATGATGCTCGGCCTGCTGGTCTCCGCGCTGGTGCGCAAGGAGGAGGTGACGATGCCGCTGCTCGTGCTGCTCGCCATCGTCCAAGTGGTCTTCTGCGGCGCCCTGCTGAAGCTCGACGGCGTGCCCGGCCTGGAGCAGCTGTCCTGGCTGGTGCCCTCGCGCTGGGCGCTCGGCGCGATGGCCGGCACCATCGGCCTCGCCCGGATCGTGCCCGGCGACCTCACCGGCGACCCGCTGTTCAAGCACTCCGCGGGCGTGTGGCTGCTCAACATCGGCATGCTCGTCGTCCTGTCCGTGCTCTTCGGATACGTCGTCTCGCGGCTGCTGCGCCGCCACGAACCCGCGGTCATGCGGAAGTAG
- a CDS encoding serine/threonine-protein kinase produces MAHETSLFSGRPSELVGRQVASYRIEQEIGRGGMAVVYRARDLRLDRTVALKLLAPELARNDTFRNRFSHESRVAAAIDHPHIVPVFEAGETDGVLYIAMRYVAGSDLRHLLDRQGPLALPTALRIAAQVASALDAAHEHGLVHRDVKPGNILVARGTDSDHPEHTYLTDFGLTKKSLSLTGFTTVGQFVGTLDYVAPEQISGRPVDGRCDVYGFACVVHEVITGHPPFRRDDDMALLWAHQYDEPPPVSKTRPGLPAGLDGVFARALAKSPDDRHDSCLAFVAALRSAATGAHPPTEVAARTTEPDEVRPKPPPRWARPVVRER; encoded by the coding sequence ATGGCCCATGAGACGAGCCTGTTCTCCGGCCGGCCCTCCGAACTGGTCGGCCGGCAGGTCGCGAGCTACCGGATCGAGCAGGAGATCGGACGGGGCGGCATGGCCGTCGTCTACCGGGCCCGGGACCTGCGCCTGGACCGCACGGTGGCGCTGAAGCTGCTGGCCCCCGAGCTCGCCCGCAACGACACCTTCCGCAACCGGTTCAGCCACGAGTCGCGGGTGGCCGCCGCGATCGACCACCCGCACATCGTGCCGGTCTTCGAGGCGGGCGAGACGGACGGCGTGCTCTACATCGCCATGCGGTACGTCGCCGGCAGCGACCTGCGTCATCTCCTCGACCGTCAGGGCCCGTTGGCGCTGCCGACGGCGCTGCGGATCGCCGCCCAGGTCGCCTCGGCGCTCGACGCGGCCCACGAGCACGGGCTCGTCCACCGGGATGTGAAGCCCGGCAACATTCTGGTCGCGCGCGGCACCGACAGCGACCATCCCGAGCACACCTATCTCACCGACTTCGGCCTCACGAAGAAGTCCCTGTCGCTGACGGGGTTCACGACGGTCGGCCAGTTCGTGGGCACGCTCGACTACGTGGCCCCCGAGCAGATCTCCGGCCGTCCGGTCGACGGCCGCTGCGACGTCTACGGCTTCGCCTGCGTGGTCCACGAGGTCATCACGGGCCACCCGCCCTTCCGCCGCGACGACGACATGGCCCTGCTGTGGGCCCACCAGTACGACGAACCTCCGCCGGTCTCCAAGACCCGCCCCGGCCTCCCGGCCGGCCTCGACGGCGTCTTCGCCAGAGCCCTGGCCAAGAGCCCGGACGACCGCCACGACTCCTGCCTGGCCTTCGTCGCGGCCCTCCGCTCGGCGGCGACGGGCGCCCACCCACCGACGGAGGTCGCGGCGAGGACCACAGAACCGGACGAGGTACGGCCGAAACCGCCCCCTCGCTGGGCCAGGCCGGTGGTCCGGGAGCGCTAG
- a CDS encoding streptophobe family protein, with product MSPHSPSDQAVVARHGWAQAVLTVLTALAAMVVVAALGLWGAGAADLPDQAFPRVVMATVVTAVGGTVELSGSAGGLADSAAGLTVIPLSVTLVGALVLGAGFLRPLRHRAVAGGRELAGWAARVAVLWLLALLAVAYAARQDFQLSLGDDTLGDLGDVFGVSPEVGFRTDVPPTLFFGLLWLAGVLILALLVSRRAPLPGRLLPFQESVRPAAHAMVVLLLAYVVLGTLVALVVAVSRGHVPETFAVILLGMPNLVWLALTIGLGATWNGRVQGPFGLPMPHVLDEVLRSEDTQALNLRTLSEHDERIWWLLAVDAVLLLAVAFLMAARSPAHVRAWRHAVHLAVALVLTVLMICLLCRISARYGLSVLGIGDLGGGLGGKLFLKPDLWPALALGALWGLVTGFLGALLARPVRRKGELKPVAG from the coding sequence GTGAGCCCCCACTCCCCTTCCGACCAGGCAGTCGTCGCTCGGCACGGCTGGGCGCAGGCCGTCCTCACGGTCCTGACGGCACTGGCCGCCATGGTGGTGGTGGCCGCGCTGGGGCTGTGGGGGGCGGGGGCGGCGGATCTTCCGGACCAGGCGTTTCCCCGGGTCGTCATGGCGACCGTCGTCACGGCCGTCGGCGGCACCGTCGAGCTGTCGGGCAGTGCGGGAGGACTCGCGGACAGCGCGGCCGGGCTCACCGTCATCCCGCTCTCCGTCACCCTCGTCGGCGCGCTGGTGCTCGGCGCGGGTTTCCTGCGTCCGCTGCGGCACCGCGCTGTCGCCGGTGGCCGGGAACTCGCCGGGTGGGCCGCGAGGGTCGCCGTCCTGTGGCTGCTCGCGCTGCTCGCGGTGGCGTACGCGGCCCGGCAGGACTTCCAGCTGTCCCTCGGCGACGACACGCTGGGTGACCTGGGCGATGTCTTCGGTGTCTCGCCCGAGGTCGGGTTCAGGACCGATGTGCCGCCGACCCTCTTCTTCGGCCTTCTGTGGCTGGCCGGGGTGCTGATCCTGGCCCTGCTGGTGTCGCGCCGGGCTCCGCTGCCCGGGCGGCTGCTGCCGTTCCAGGAGTCGGTGCGTCCGGCGGCGCACGCCATGGTGGTCCTGCTGCTCGCGTACGTCGTCCTCGGCACCCTCGTCGCGCTGGTGGTGGCCGTGAGCCGCGGCCATGTGCCGGAGACGTTCGCGGTGATCCTGCTGGGCATGCCGAACCTGGTCTGGCTCGCCCTGACCATCGGTCTCGGCGCCACCTGGAACGGCAGGGTGCAGGGCCCGTTCGGACTGCCCATGCCGCACGTCCTGGACGAGGTGCTGCGCTCGGAGGACACCCAGGCGCTCAATCTGCGCACGCTCTCCGAGCACGACGAGCGGATCTGGTGGCTCCTGGCCGTCGACGCGGTCCTGCTGCTCGCGGTCGCCTTCCTGATGGCGGCCCGCTCCCCCGCCCATGTCCGCGCCTGGCGACACGCCGTGCACCTGGCGGTCGCCCTGGTTCTCACCGTCCTCATGATCTGCCTGCTCTGCCGGATCTCCGCGCGGTACGGCCTGTCGGTCCTCGGCATCGGCGACCTCGGCGGCGGCCTGGGCGGAAAACTGTTCCTCAAGCCGGACCTGTGGCCCGCGCTGGCCCTGGGCGCCCTGTGGGGCCTGGTCACCGGCTTCCTGGGCGCCCTGCTGGCCCGACCGGTCCGCCGCAAAGGAGAGCTCAAGCCGGTCGCGGGGTGA
- a CDS encoding DUF6777 domain-containing protein, with product MSVEPPSSGRPTGPPSGPLSGPSQPPSGPPSQPPGSGGGTSAPEPRRPWWGSAPRVALIAAAVVAAVVLAVVFTRSDGGSTAAGGDGEVFLQAAGKTGPDPFTESTAKDSSVPPVPASPTGSSEPANAVRGVDGGAPGLYGGTRNVSSCDVEKQVKALQADPAKNKAFASVAGVQPSGVPAYLRALTPVQLRMDTRVTNHGYRDGAATSYQAVLQAGTAVLVDGHGVPRTRCACGNPLTPPVAQQTAPKRTGDTWSSYRPSNVVVVAPSTTVINVFVIYDADHHDWIGRHRGDTGHKDHRTDPPARPSPSVTMSTPTPPTSPSTPTSPASPLPCVSLPAGVTTPTGTPSGSASPCPPSSKPPSSLVPSPPSSEPPSSESSGEEPLAPDSSAPQPPLASDTTAGTTGSARLSDVSVPPAV from the coding sequence GTGAGCGTCGAACCGCCCTCGTCGGGCCGCCCCACCGGGCCGCCCTCAGGCCCGCTGTCGGGCCCCTCGCAGCCGCCGTCGGGCCCGCCCTCGCAGCCCCCGGGCAGCGGCGGAGGGACATCCGCGCCCGAACCCCGCCGCCCGTGGTGGGGATCGGCCCCCCGGGTCGCGCTGATCGCGGCCGCGGTGGTCGCCGCCGTGGTCCTCGCGGTCGTCTTCACCCGCTCCGACGGCGGCTCCACCGCGGCCGGGGGCGACGGCGAGGTCTTCCTCCAGGCCGCCGGCAAGACGGGCCCCGACCCGTTCACCGAGTCGACCGCGAAGGACAGCTCGGTCCCGCCCGTCCCCGCCTCCCCGACCGGCTCCTCCGAGCCCGCGAACGCCGTGCGCGGCGTGGACGGCGGCGCTCCCGGTCTCTACGGCGGCACCCGCAACGTCTCCAGCTGCGACGTCGAGAAGCAGGTCAAGGCACTCCAGGCGGACCCCGCCAAGAACAAGGCCTTCGCCTCGGTCGCCGGCGTGCAGCCGTCCGGAGTCCCGGCCTACCTGCGCGCGCTCACCCCGGTCCAGTTGCGCATGGACACCCGCGTCACCAACCACGGCTACCGCGACGGCGCCGCCACCAGCTACCAGGCCGTCCTCCAGGCCGGCACCGCCGTCCTCGTCGACGGCCACGGAGTGCCCCGCACCCGCTGCGCCTGCGGCAACCCGCTGACCCCGCCGGTCGCCCAGCAGACCGCCCCGAAGCGCACCGGCGACACCTGGTCGTCGTACCGCCCCTCGAACGTGGTCGTGGTCGCCCCCTCGACGACGGTCATCAACGTCTTCGTCATCTACGACGCCGACCACCACGACTGGATCGGCCGGCACCGCGGCGACACCGGGCACAAGGACCACAGGACCGACCCGCCGGCACGGCCCTCCCCCTCGGTCACCATGTCGACACCGACGCCCCCGACGAGCCCCAGCACACCGACGTCACCGGCATCCCCGTTGCCCTGCGTCTCGCTGCCGGCCGGAGTCACGACCCCGACCGGGACCCCCTCCGGCTCCGCCAGCCCCTGCCCGCCGAGCTCCAAGCCCCCGTCCTCGCTGGTCCCGAGCCCGCCCTCGTCCGAGCCGCCCAGCAGCGAGTCCTCGGGTGAGGAGCCCCTCGCACCCGACTCCTCGGCACCGCAGCCACCGCTCGCCTCCGACACCACGGCCGGAACGACCGGCTCGGCGCGCCTGTCCGACGTCTCCGTGCCCCCGGCAGTGTGA
- a CDS encoding ATP-binding protein, with protein sequence MIEHLDGAVIPTGFDVPVEPLRQAAHYTGEPGCIAEARGFAAQFLGRLRTEWCAAIGGRVEEEVLLVVSELVTNADRHSNGPYILELEGTDSAVVVTVYDSSAALPRRFPRDPERIGRHGLEIVHVLAREVAAERVPVGKRVRAVVGFDGKE encoded by the coding sequence ATGATCGAGCACCTGGACGGGGCAGTGATACCGACTGGTTTCGACGTGCCCGTGGAACCGCTACGGCAGGCGGCGCACTACACGGGCGAGCCGGGATGTATCGCCGAGGCACGGGGTTTCGCCGCGCAGTTCCTCGGCAGGCTCAGAACCGAGTGGTGCGCTGCCATCGGTGGCCGGGTCGAGGAGGAGGTGCTCCTCGTCGTGAGCGAACTCGTCACCAACGCCGACCGGCACAGCAACGGGCCGTACATCCTCGAACTGGAGGGCACCGACAGCGCGGTCGTCGTCACGGTCTACGACAGCAGCGCCGCCCTGCCGCGCCGGTTCCCCCGCGATCCCGAGCGCATCGGACGGCACGGTCTGGAGATCGTGCACGTGCTGGCGCGGGAAGTGGCGGCGGAACGCGTCCCGGTGGGCAAGCGGGTCCGCGCGGTGGTGGGCTTCGACGGCAAGGAGTGA
- a CDS encoding RNA polymerase sigma factor SigF — MHTAVTAVNRSKTEVAEHASGTRTGGTPLPGVEEPRAVAPRDARELSRQFFQRLTELEEGTHEYQYARNTLIEMNMSLVRFAAGRFRGRGDDMEDIVQTGMIGLIKAIDRFEVSREVEFTSFALPYIVGEIKRFFRDTTWAVHVPRRLQELRVELAKAREELASRLDRDPSVAELATLMNISEKEVVEAQIASNGYNSSSLDAALTGDGPEGGEAVLADFIGVEEDGLRLVEDFQSLAPLMAELSERDRQIIHMRFVEEATQSEIGERLGCSQMHVSRLIKRIITRLREGMLGELGCA; from the coding sequence ATGCATACCGCCGTCACCGCCGTGAACCGCTCGAAGACAGAGGTCGCCGAGCACGCCAGCGGGACCAGGACGGGTGGGACACCGCTGCCGGGAGTCGAGGAACCGCGGGCCGTGGCACCGCGGGACGCGCGGGAGCTGTCCCGCCAGTTCTTCCAGCGCCTCACGGAGCTCGAAGAGGGCACGCACGAATACCAGTACGCGCGCAACACCCTCATCGAGATGAACATGTCCCTCGTGCGGTTCGCGGCCGGCAGGTTCCGGGGCCGCGGCGACGACATGGAGGACATCGTCCAGACCGGCATGATCGGCCTGATCAAGGCGATCGACCGGTTCGAGGTGTCACGCGAGGTGGAGTTCACGTCGTTCGCGCTGCCGTACATCGTCGGCGAGATCAAGCGTTTCTTCCGTGACACCACCTGGGCGGTCCACGTCCCCCGGCGCCTTCAGGAGCTGCGTGTCGAGCTGGCCAAGGCGCGTGAGGAGCTGGCCAGCCGCCTGGACCGCGATCCGTCGGTGGCCGAGCTCGCCACCCTGATGAACATCTCCGAGAAGGAGGTCGTCGAGGCGCAGATCGCCTCGAACGGCTACAACTCCTCGTCCCTGGACGCCGCCCTGACCGGCGACGGCCCCGAGGGCGGCGAAGCGGTGCTGGCCGACTTCATCGGCGTGGAGGAGGACGGGCTGCGGCTCGTCGAGGACTTCCAGTCGCTCGCGCCGCTGATGGCCGAGCTCAGCGAACGCGACCGGCAGATCATCCACATGCGGTTCGTGGAGGAGGCCACCCAGTCGGAGATCGGTGAGCGGCTCGGCTGCTCCCAGATGCATGTGTCCCGGCTGATCAAGCGGATCATCACGCGGCTGCGCGAGGGCATGCTGGGCGAGCTGGGCTGCGCCTGA
- a CDS encoding helix-turn-helix transcriptional regulator, with protein MSNEAPNQARVIPLRPQSVRPGIARPVSERPATAPLRPIAPTEPAPSRAREPLWRDLVGDVLRRERLAQERTLKDVADAARISMPYLSEVERGRKEASSEVLAAAAHALGLGLGDLLSLAQGELTRHSARTRRAVPGSSYDGMCLAA; from the coding sequence GTGAGCAACGAAGCGCCGAACCAAGCCCGCGTGATCCCCCTGCGCCCGCAGTCCGTGCGCCCCGGGATCGCCCGCCCGGTGTCCGAACGCCCCGCCACGGCACCGCTGCGCCCGATCGCACCGACGGAACCCGCCCCGAGCCGGGCCCGGGAACCGCTGTGGCGGGACCTCGTCGGAGACGTCCTGCGCCGTGAGCGCCTCGCCCAGGAGCGCACGCTCAAGGACGTCGCCGACGCGGCCCGCATCTCCATGCCCTACCTCTCCGAGGTGGAGCGCGGCCGCAAGGAGGCCTCCTCCGAAGTCCTCGCGGCCGCCGCCCACGCCCTGGGCCTCGGCCTCGGCGACCTGCTCTCCCTGGCCCAGGGCGAGCTCACCCGGCACTCCGCCCGCACCCGGCGCGCGGTGCCGGGATCGTCGTACGACGGGATGTGCCTGGCGGCCTGA
- a CDS encoding ClpP family protease, translating to MANYTIPYVVERTAHGERSSDVFSRLLSERIIFLGTEIDDGVANVVIAQLLHLESAAPENEISIYINSPGGSFTSLMAIYDTMTYVQAPISTLCVGQAASTAAVLLAGGDPGRRLVLEHARVLLGQPASGGNRGAISDLALQAKEMVRIRSQVEEVLARHTHHDIATLRADMDRDKVFTAEEAVAYGLADEVVSRRLVTV from the coding sequence ATGGCGAACTACACGATTCCGTACGTCGTCGAGCGGACCGCGCACGGAGAGCGCTCCTCCGACGTGTTCAGCCGCCTGCTCTCGGAGCGGATCATCTTCCTCGGCACCGAGATCGACGACGGGGTGGCCAACGTCGTGATCGCCCAGCTGCTGCACCTGGAGTCGGCGGCACCGGAGAACGAGATCTCGATCTACATCAACTCCCCCGGCGGATCGTTCACTTCACTGATGGCGATCTACGACACCATGACCTACGTGCAGGCGCCGATCTCCACGCTCTGCGTGGGCCAGGCGGCCTCCACCGCGGCCGTCCTGCTGGCCGGGGGAGATCCCGGACGCCGGCTGGTGCTGGAGCACGCGCGCGTGCTGCTCGGCCAGCCCGCCTCCGGCGGCAACCGCGGCGCGATCTCCGACCTCGCCCTCCAGGCCAAGGAGATGGTCCGCATCCGCTCCCAGGTGGAGGAGGTGCTGGCCCGGCACACCCACCACGACATCGCCACGCTGCGCGCCGACATGGACCGCGACAAGGTGTTCACCGCCGAGGAGGCGGTGGCGTACGGGCTGGCCGACGAGGTGGTGAGCCGGCGCCTCGTGACGGTCTGA
- a CDS encoding ATP-dependent Clp protease proteolytic subunit, whose amino-acid sequence MTAIRAEEGDTPPTRFDDHLAAQLLAQRIVLLGTQVDEVSANRVCTQLLILSAEDPRTDISLYINSPGGSVYAGLAIYDTMRLIPNDVSTLAMGFAASMGQFLLCGGTPGKRYALPNARIMMHQGSAGIGGTTADIEIQAENLDHSKRTMERLLAENTGQTPETIAHDGDRDRWFTAEEAKQYGMVDQVVASLADVRPAASRRRMGL is encoded by the coding sequence ATGACTGCCATCAGGGCCGAGGAGGGGGACACCCCTCCCACCCGCTTCGACGACCACCTGGCGGCCCAACTCCTCGCCCAGCGCATCGTGCTGCTGGGCACCCAGGTCGACGAGGTCTCCGCCAACCGGGTCTGCACCCAGCTGCTGATCCTGTCCGCGGAGGACCCGCGCACCGACATCAGCCTGTACATCAACAGCCCCGGCGGCTCGGTCTACGCGGGCCTCGCCATCTACGACACCATGCGGCTGATCCCCAACGACGTGTCGACGCTCGCCATGGGCTTCGCCGCCAGCATGGGCCAGTTCCTGCTGTGCGGCGGCACGCCCGGCAAGCGGTACGCCCTGCCGAACGCGCGGATCATGATGCACCAGGGGTCGGCGGGCATCGGCGGCACCACCGCCGACATCGAGATCCAGGCGGAGAACCTGGACCACAGCAAGCGGACCATGGAGCGTCTTCTCGCCGAGAACACCGGCCAGACCCCGGAGACCATCGCCCACGACGGCGACCGCGACCGCTGGTTCACGGCCGAGGAGGCCAAGCAGTACGGCATGGTGGACCAGGTCGTGGCGTCGCTCGCCGACGTCCGCCCGGCCGCCTCCAGGCGACGGATGGGGCTCTGA